From Desulfovibrio sp., a single genomic window includes:
- the xdhC gene encoding xanthine dehydrogenase iron sulfur-binding subunit XdhC — protein sequence MNVEITFTVNGQTLSARVHPGTSLLDLLRDQGFTGTKQGCGVGECGACTVLVNQLPVDSCLFLAVWAQGKAVRTIEGEALGNVLSPVQEAYLDAGAVQCGFCTPGLIMNSTAFVEKHQGQTVSREDIRRGHAGNLCRCTGYTTIVDAVERCLKK from the coding sequence ATGAATGTGGAAATAACCTTCACAGTCAACGGCCAGACCCTGAGCGCCCGAGTGCATCCCGGGACGTCGCTCCTTGATCTTTTGCGCGACCAGGGCTTTACGGGCACCAAGCAGGGCTGCGGCGTGGGCGAGTGCGGGGCCTGCACCGTGCTGGTAAACCAGCTCCCTGTGGATTCCTGCCTTTTCCTTGCCGTATGGGCCCAAGGCAAGGCGGTGCGGACCATTGAGGGCGAAGCCCTGGGCAACGTTCTTTCTCCGGTCCAGGAGGCCTATCTGGATGCCGGAGCTGTTCAATGCGGTTTCTGCACTCCAGGGCTCATCATGAATTCCACGGCGTTTGTGGAAAAGCATCAAGGCCAAACCGTGAGCCGCGAGGACATCCGGCGCGGGCACGCCGGAAACCTCTGCCGCTGCACGGGCTATACAACCATCGTGGACGCGGTGGAACGCTGTCTCAAGAAGTGA
- the phoU gene encoding phosphate signaling complex protein PhoU — translation MVTEFDHELDRLRIDTLRMFYMVRETVDKSLRAVRQRDRILSQEVMDGDEDIDLLECQNEALGLRLLALKQPVARDLRLIIGCMRIASNLERMGDEAVNVVDRNLILMERPEFDDIPSVWSMGETSLELLDKAARSFADNSFEQAMEVREAFELASTRHVVAFRDLTEAMIKKERTVERALQLSFMSYSFKRICERCFNIAESVIFIVKGLDVKHRICQPQS, via the coding sequence ATGGTTACCGAATTCGATCATGAGCTGGACCGGCTGCGCATCGACACGCTGCGCATGTTCTATATGGTTCGCGAGACAGTGGACAAATCCTTGCGCGCGGTCAGGCAGCGCGACAGGATCCTTTCCCAGGAAGTGATGGATGGAGACGAGGACATCGACCTCCTGGAATGCCAGAACGAGGCTCTCGGACTTCGGCTGCTCGCTCTCAAACAGCCGGTAGCACGGGACTTGCGCCTTATCATAGGCTGCATGCGCATCGCCTCCAACCTGGAGCGCATGGGCGACGAGGCGGTGAACGTGGTGGACCGCAACCTGATTCTCATGGAGCGCCCCGAGTTCGACGACATCCCCTCGGTGTGGAGCATGGGGGAGACATCCCTGGAACTGCTCGACAAGGCCGCTCGGTCCTTCGCGGACAACTCCTTTGAACAGGCCATGGAGGTCCGCGAAGCGTTCGAGCTGGCCTCCACCCGGCACGTGGTGGCTTTCAGGGACCTCACAGAAGCCATGATCAAAAAGGAGCGCACGGTGGAACGCGCACTGCAGCTCTCGTTCATGTCCTACAGCTTCAAGCGCATCTGCGAACGGTGCTTCAACATCGCCGAAAGCGTGATCTTCATTGTCAAAGGCCTGGACGTGAAGCACAGGATTTGCCAGCCCCAGTCCTGA
- a CDS encoding ABC transporter permease, with the protein MPLSRKRLESLSPWLVTLGLFALWELVVRLFGIPNYILPAPSQSLAEGWTYKGPIAEHALQTLYTTSVGFALAVGFGMFLGVAVGSSKIVYRAFYPVLVGFNSVPKVALVPILVIWFGIGTVPAILTAFLISFFPVVVNVATGLATLEPELEDVLRVLGATRMDVLLKVGIPRSLPFFFASLKIAVTLAFVGSVISETVASNSGIGYLMMSASSKFNVPLVFAGLMVIAAMGVGMYEFFAMLERRFTSWAHRG; encoded by the coding sequence ATGCCGCTGAGCCGCAAGCGCCTGGAGAGCCTCTCCCCCTGGCTGGTGACCCTGGGGCTGTTCGCCTTATGGGAACTTGTCGTCAGGCTTTTTGGCATACCAAACTACATTCTGCCTGCTCCAAGCCAGTCTCTGGCCGAAGGGTGGACCTACAAGGGCCCGATAGCCGAACACGCCCTGCAGACCCTGTACACCACCTCCGTGGGGTTCGCCCTGGCCGTTGGCTTCGGCATGTTCCTGGGTGTGGCCGTTGGCTCCTCGAAAATTGTGTACCGCGCTTTCTACCCCGTGCTGGTGGGCTTCAACTCCGTGCCCAAGGTTGCCCTGGTGCCCATCCTGGTCATCTGGTTCGGCATAGGCACGGTTCCGGCCATCCTCACGGCGTTTCTCATCTCGTTTTTCCCTGTGGTGGTGAACGTGGCCACGGGCCTGGCCACCCTGGAGCCGGAACTCGAGGACGTGCTGCGCGTGCTCGGGGCCACCAGAATGGACGTGCTCCTCAAGGTGGGCATTCCCCGCTCGCTCCCCTTCTTCTTCGCCTCTCTTAAGATAGCGGTGACGCTGGCCTTTGTGGGCTCGGTCATATCCGAAACCGTGGCCTCGAATTCCGGCATCGGCTACCTCATGATGTCGGCCAGTTCCAAGTTCAACGTTCCACTGGTGTTCGCCGGGCTCATGGTCATCGCGGCCATGGGCGTGGGCATGTATGAATTCTTCGCCATGCTGGAGCGCCGGTTCACCTCCTGGGCTCATAGAGGATGA
- a CDS encoding ABC transporter ATP-binding protein gives MNERFVRLSGVDLAYDGDAASLAVQGLDLAIGEGEFVAVVGPSGCGKSTLLKLVTGLSPATKGIVEVGGQPVSGPLPFVGMAFQNPTLLPWRRLIENIMLPLEIVEPHRSRLRGERALYEERARELLRTVGLEGQEDKYPWQLSGGMQQRASLCRALIHEPRLLMLDEPFGALDAFTREELWCVLRDLWEAKPFTVVLVTHDLRESVFLADTVHVMSSRPGRIVHTRHVDIPRPRSLAGCYDKSFVDIVHELRDQIEAVRCAPGSRECVPCR, from the coding sequence ATGAATGAGCGGTTCGTCCGGCTAAGTGGCGTGGACCTCGCTTATGACGGGGATGCCGCTTCCCTGGCCGTGCAGGGGCTCGACCTGGCCATTGGCGAAGGCGAGTTCGTGGCCGTTGTCGGCCCTTCGGGGTGCGGCAAGTCCACCCTGCTCAAGCTGGTTACCGGTTTGAGCCCTGCAACCAAAGGTATCGTGGAAGTTGGAGGTCAACCGGTTTCCGGACCGCTGCCTTTCGTGGGCATGGCCTTCCAGAACCCCACGCTTCTTCCCTGGCGGCGCCTGATTGAGAACATCATGCTCCCCCTGGAAATCGTGGAGCCCCACCGGTCCCGATTGCGTGGCGAGCGGGCGCTGTACGAGGAGCGGGCCCGCGAGCTTTTGCGCACCGTGGGCCTTGAGGGCCAGGAGGACAAGTACCCCTGGCAGCTCTCCGGGGGCATGCAGCAGCGCGCCAGCCTGTGCCGGGCGCTTATCCACGAGCCCAGGCTCCTCATGCTGGACGAGCCCTTCGGTGCCCTGGACGCCTTTACCCGCGAGGAGCTCTGGTGCGTGCTGCGCGACCTCTGGGAGGCAAAGCCTTTTACAGTGGTGTTGGTGACCCACGATCTTCGGGAATCGGTGTTTCTGGCCGACACGGTGCACGTTATGAGCAGCCGCCCGGGGCGCATCGTGCACACCAGGCATGTGGACATTCCCCGCCCGAGAAGCCTTGCCGGCTGCTATGACAAATCGTTTGTGGACATAGTCCATGAGCTTCGCGACCAGATCGAGGCCGTACGCTGTGCACCCGGCAGCAGGGAGTGCGTCCCATGCCGCTGA
- a CDS encoding nucleotidyltransferase family protein codes for MKFGLAAVVLAAGFSRRMGVDKLSLAWRGRTVLDWVLNAACALDHVVLVGGPDNLRYRRSSKGQDSPCAIVRVESPLAGSGQAESLKSGLAALPEGVPGAMVLLGDMPLVTPELVVRLAEGFRAGRFLVPLCQGRRGNPVTIPAEWFPKVMNLAGDIGARPFLESPGAPVDFLETNDQAVLKDIDTPDDYSRLKNQP; via the coding sequence ATGAAATTCGGACTCGCAGCCGTGGTGCTAGCCGCCGGGTTCTCCAGACGTATGGGGGTGGACAAGTTGAGCCTTGCCTGGCGGGGCAGGACGGTCCTCGACTGGGTCCTGAACGCCGCGTGCGCCCTGGACCACGTGGTGCTGGTGGGTGGTCCGGACAATTTAAGATACAGGCGTTCGAGCAAAGGCCAGGACTCGCCGTGCGCCATCGTCAGGGTTGAGAGCCCACTTGCCGGGAGCGGCCAGGCAGAGTCGCTGAAGTCCGGCCTGGCCGCGCTGCCGGAGGGAGTCCCCGGAGCAATGGTCCTGTTGGGAGACATGCCTTTGGTCACGCCTGAGCTTGTCGTGAGGTTGGCCGAAGGTTTCCGGGCGGGCCGTTTTCTCGTGCCATTATGCCAAGGGCGCAGAGGAAACCCGGTGACCATCCCGGCCGAGTGGTTCCCGAAGGTCATGAACCTTGCGGGCGACATCGGGGCCAGGCCGTTTCTGGAATCGCCCGGTGCCCCGGTGGATTTTCTGGAAACCAACGACCAGGCAGTCCTTAAGGACATCGATACGCCGGACGACTATTCCCGGCTCAAAAACCAGCCCTGA
- a CDS encoding ABC transporter substrate-binding protein: MIRKTIRGLACLVAAMNCLSSLALAQTPVKFTLDWKFEGPAAAYFIADKKGYFKDAGLKVEIDSGNGSSGAVNRVATGAYDIGFADINSLIEFNAQNPDKALKAVFMVYDYPPFAIFSLKKSGIAKPADLAGKTLGAPIFDAPRKTFPAFCKAAGLDPAKVTWQTMDPPLREPMLMRGDVAAISGFYFTSLLNLEKAGVKAEDVTVFKYPDFGVKLYGNAIIISPALAKKPELVKGFLTAVAKGWKEAIADPKAAIAYVKERDGLIDPALEEKRLKLCVDMCIATDFVKQNGMGEVDKDRLAKAAQEAAASFGLSAVPKPEDVFDASFMPAREDRKVF, from the coding sequence ATGATCCGAAAGACCATCCGCGGGCTGGCCTGTCTTGTGGCCGCCATGAACTGTTTGTCCTCCCTGGCCCTGGCCCAGACCCCGGTCAAGTTCACCCTGGACTGGAAATTCGAAGGTCCTGCCGCCGCGTATTTCATCGCGGACAAGAAGGGCTATTTCAAGGATGCGGGGCTCAAGGTGGAAATCGATTCCGGCAACGGCTCTTCCGGGGCGGTGAACCGGGTGGCCACCGGTGCCTACGACATCGGTTTCGCGGACATAAACTCGCTTATTGAATTCAATGCCCAGAACCCGGACAAGGCCCTGAAGGCCGTGTTCATGGTGTACGACTATCCTCCCTTTGCCATCTTTTCGCTCAAGAAATCAGGCATTGCCAAACCCGCTGACCTGGCGGGCAAAACCCTTGGCGCGCCCATCTTCGATGCCCCCCGCAAGACCTTTCCGGCTTTCTGCAAGGCCGCCGGCCTGGACCCCGCCAAGGTCACCTGGCAGACCATGGACCCGCCGCTTCGCGAACCCATGCTCATGCGAGGCGACGTGGCCGCCATCTCCGGCTTCTACTTCACAAGCCTCTTGAACCTGGAAAAGGCCGGGGTGAAGGCCGAGGATGTCACGGTGTTCAAATACCCGGACTTCGGCGTGAAGCTCTACGGCAACGCCATCATCATCAGTCCGGCCCTGGCCAAGAAGCCCGAGCTGGTGAAAGGCTTCCTCACCGCCGTGGCCAAGGGGTGGAAAGAGGCCATAGCCGACCCCAAGGCCGCCATCGCCTACGTGAAGGAGCGTGACGGACTCATTGATCCCGCCTTGGAAGAGAAGCGCTTGAAACTCTGCGTGGACATGTGCATCGCCACGGACTTCGTGAAGCAAAACGGCATGGGAGAGGTGGACAAGGATCGCCTGGCCAAAGCCGCCCAGGAAGCCGCGGCGAGCTTCGGTCTTTCCGCAGTGCCCAAGCCCGAGGACGTGTTCGATGCCTCCTTCATGCCCGCCAGGGAAGACCGGAAGGTCTTCTAG
- the yqeC gene encoding putative selenium-dependent hydroxylase accessory protein YqeC has translation MRPLREFLKEHERVVAFVGAGGKTSLIYTLARQLSGWGHKVLVTTTTKMHPPARNLLLLESVNTIPFYKHLTVGKCIDPESGKLLGVHPDEIPHLRERFAAQFVLVEADGAAGRPVKAPAGHEPVVPSSADLVVGVMGLDALGSPAEEEMVFRLEHFLNVTGLAPSEEIGPDSLKALAAHPEGLFKNTPAKARRVAFYNKADAYEFVASDRPEQAPGKKGAQEPVWETVSGSAHQGWFLSRE, from the coding sequence ATGAGACCCCTGCGGGAATTCCTCAAGGAGCACGAACGGGTGGTGGCGTTCGTGGGAGCGGGCGGCAAGACGAGCCTCATCTACACCCTTGCCAGGCAGCTGTCCGGCTGGGGGCACAAGGTGCTCGTAACCACCACCACGAAGATGCATCCCCCCGCGCGCAACCTCCTCCTCTTGGAGAGCGTGAACACGATTCCCTTCTACAAGCACCTCACCGTGGGCAAATGCATCGACCCGGAAAGCGGCAAGCTTCTGGGCGTGCACCCGGACGAGATTCCACACTTGCGTGAACGGTTCGCGGCTCAGTTCGTGCTGGTGGAAGCCGACGGTGCGGCCGGCCGGCCGGTCAAGGCTCCTGCCGGGCATGAACCCGTGGTTCCGTCCTCGGCCGACCTGGTTGTCGGAGTGATGGGTCTGGACGCTCTGGGAAGTCCGGCTGAGGAGGAGATGGTCTTCAGGCTTGAGCACTTCCTCAATGTGACTGGGCTTGCCCCGTCTGAGGAGATCGGCCCGGATTCCCTGAAGGCTCTCGCGGCTCATCCGGAAGGACTCTTCAAGAACACCCCTGCCAAGGCCAGAAGAGTGGCCTTTTACAACAAGGCCGACGCCTATGAATTCGTCGCGAGTGATCGCCCCGAGCAGGCACCAGGTAAAAAGGGTGCCCAGGAGCCTGTTTGGGAGACAGTGTCCGGCTCGGCCCATCAGGGCTGGTTTTTGAGCCGGGAATAG